One window of the Acaryochloris sp. CCMEE 5410 genome contains the following:
- the dnaN gene encoding DNA polymerase III subunit beta: MKLVCQQSDLNSKLSLLSRVVPSNPTHPVLANVLLTAQAERLGLTVFDLSLGIQVWIAADVEETGALTLPARFLNDIVSRLPNCDIEVETDDTAITLTCDSGHYQMQGLVAEEFPELPSLDEIPALDLPIDVFLEGLQATLFAASTDESKQILTGLHLNTSESGFEFATTDGHRLAIANFPDLVTPEPMTMTIPAKALRELERMLGRVNADVALRFDTNQAIFELIGEQGTERLSCRLLEGQYPAYPQLVPKQFERQVTVERQLLLSSVERIAVLAARKNNIIRLKIDSAKQNVALSAEAPELGMGEERLPAQISGEDLDIAFNVKYLSDGLKALDSQEVQLQMNSATMPAVLSPLSGRQITYLIMPIQIRS, translated from the coding sequence ATGAAGTTGGTCTGTCAGCAAAGTGATCTAAATTCCAAGCTGTCACTCCTTAGTCGAGTGGTCCCTTCGAATCCTACCCACCCGGTTCTGGCGAATGTTTTATTGACGGCTCAAGCCGAACGCCTCGGTTTGACTGTGTTTGATTTGAGTTTAGGAATTCAAGTTTGGATTGCTGCAGACGTCGAAGAAACTGGCGCTTTAACGTTGCCAGCCCGGTTTCTCAACGATATTGTCTCGCGTTTACCCAACTGCGATATCGAAGTCGAAACTGATGACACAGCTATAACGTTGACCTGCGATTCGGGCCACTACCAAATGCAGGGGTTAGTGGCGGAAGAATTTCCAGAACTGCCGAGTTTAGATGAAATACCTGCCCTAGATCTTCCCATAGACGTGTTTCTTGAGGGTTTGCAGGCCACTTTGTTCGCCGCGAGCACCGATGAAAGCAAACAAATTCTGACGGGGCTGCATCTGAATACTTCAGAGTCAGGGTTTGAATTTGCAACAACGGATGGGCATCGACTTGCGATCGCAAACTTTCCTGACCTCGTCACTCCAGAGCCCATGACCATGACCATACCTGCGAAAGCCTTACGAGAGCTAGAGCGGATGCTGGGAAGAGTCAATGCCGATGTAGCCCTACGATTTGATACCAATCAGGCCATTTTTGAACTGATTGGCGAACAAGGAACGGAGCGCCTGAGCTGTCGATTATTGGAAGGGCAATATCCAGCCTATCCTCAACTCGTACCGAAGCAGTTTGAGCGGCAAGTGACAGTGGAGCGGCAGCTGTTGCTCAGTAGTGTGGAACGGATTGCGGTATTAGCTGCCCGCAAAAATAATATTATTCGTTTAAAGATCGATAGTGCTAAACAGAATGTGGCTCTATCAGCAGAGGCGCCTGAGTTGGGTATGGGAGAGGAACGTTTGCCAGCTCAAATCTCAGGAGAAGATTTAGACATCGCCTTTAATGTGAAATATTTGAGTGATGGCTTAAAGGCACTGGATAGCCAAGAAGTACAACTGCAAATGAATTCGGCGACTATGCCAGCGGTTTTATCGCCTTTGTCGGGTCGTCAAATTACCTATTTGATCATGCCGATTCAAATTCGCAGTTAG
- the dnaA gene encoding chromosomal replication initiator protein DnaA — METSLETLWSQVLERLQLQLSRPTFETWIKTANAEQLDENRLVIRTPNPFARNWLQKYYVKTIRDVVHEILGHPVEIQIEIAQGDSNATISAPEVASPPPTSSPVENTNTSQRQQASLNPKYVFSRYVVGPNNRMAHAACLAVAESPGREFNPLFLCGGVGLGKTHLMQAIGHYRLEISPNSRIFYISTEQFTNDLIAAIRKDGMQKFREHYRAVDVMLVDDIQFIEGKEYTQEEFFHTFNTLHEAGKQVVLASDRPPSQIPRLQERLCSRFSMGLIADIQPPDLETRMAILQKKAEYENIRLPREVIEYIASSYTSNIRELEGALIRAVAYISISGLPMNVENIAPVLNPPTAKISASPESIINAVADTYGISIDDLKGNSRRREISMARQIGMYLMRQHTDLSLPKIGEEFGGKDHTTVMYSCDKVSDLQKKNPELAQSLRQLGDRIKLANQP, encoded by the coding sequence ATGGAAACTTCTCTTGAAACTCTTTGGAGCCAAGTTTTAGAGCGCTTGCAGCTTCAGCTCAGCCGCCCCACTTTCGAAACTTGGATTAAAACCGCCAATGCTGAACAGCTAGATGAGAATCGCCTGGTGATTCGCACGCCTAATCCGTTTGCCCGGAATTGGTTGCAGAAATACTATGTCAAAACCATTCGAGATGTCGTCCATGAGATTTTGGGACATCCCGTCGAAATTCAAATTGAAATTGCCCAAGGGGATTCCAACGCTACGATTTCAGCTCCGGAGGTTGCCTCACCACCGCCCACCTCTAGCCCAGTGGAAAATACCAACACTAGCCAACGCCAACAAGCCAGCCTCAATCCTAAATATGTGTTTTCTCGCTATGTGGTCGGCCCCAATAATCGCATGGCCCATGCCGCTTGTTTAGCCGTTGCAGAATCTCCAGGGCGCGAATTTAATCCATTATTTCTCTGTGGCGGTGTTGGATTGGGAAAAACCCACCTAATGCAGGCCATCGGCCATTACCGACTAGAGATTTCGCCGAACTCACGTATTTTCTACATTTCTACGGAACAATTCACCAATGATCTCATTGCCGCCATTCGCAAGGATGGTATGCAAAAGTTTCGCGAACATTACCGAGCTGTAGATGTGATGTTGGTCGATGACATCCAATTTATTGAAGGCAAAGAATATACCCAAGAAGAATTTTTTCATACCTTCAATACCCTGCATGAGGCAGGCAAGCAGGTTGTACTCGCGTCTGACCGTCCACCCAGCCAAATTCCACGGCTACAGGAGCGTCTCTGTTCCCGCTTTTCCATGGGATTGATTGCAGATATTCAGCCCCCTGATTTAGAAACACGGATGGCCATTCTACAAAAGAAAGCAGAATACGAAAATATTCGCCTCCCTAGAGAAGTCATTGAATATATTGCGTCTAGCTATACCTCCAACATTCGAGAACTCGAAGGCGCTCTCATTCGAGCAGTGGCCTATATTTCCATTTCTGGACTGCCCATGAATGTGGAAAATATCGCTCCAGTACTCAATCCACCGACTGCCAAAATATCGGCTTCCCCCGAAAGCATCATTAACGCCGTCGCAGATACCTATGGCATCTCGATTGATGATCTCAAAGGCAATTCTCGACGCCGGGAAATTAGCATGGCCCGCCAAATTGGCATGTATCTTATGCGTCAGCATACTGACCTCAGCCTGCCAAAAATTGGCGAGGAATTCGGTGGCAAAGACCACACCACGGTTATGTATAGCTGTGACAAAGTCTCAGACTTACAAAAGAAAAATCCTGAACTCGCCCAATCTCTACGACAGTTAGGTGACCGGATTAAGCTGGCCAACCAACCCTAA
- the rpmH gene encoding 50S ribosomal protein L34 yields the protein MTKRTLGGTCRKRKRTSGFRARMRSQSGQNVISSRRRKGRKRLSV from the coding sequence ATGACTAAACGAACCTTGGGCGGAACCTGCCGCAAGCGCAAAAGAACGTCTGGATTTAGAGCCCGGATGCGTTCTCAGAGTGGCCAAAATGTGATTAGCTCTCGCCGACGTAAAGGTCGTAAGCGTTTATCCGTATAG
- the rnpA gene encoding ribonuclease P protein component, with the protein MLATSHRLKKNREFSVVYRKGKRQSTKYLVLRTYRSGVNSQKKPIRIGFSISQKVSKRAVVRNRIKRQLRAACRQLLPELQPGWDVVIVVRTAAVQCDYFQFLQQLRKLFADAEILNGY; encoded by the coding sequence ATGTTAGCAACCTCCCATCGACTCAAAAAAAACCGAGAATTTAGTGTTGTGTACCGTAAAGGTAAACGCCAAAGCACAAAATATTTGGTACTAAGAACCTATCGATCGGGTGTAAATTCACAAAAAAAACCAATACGAATTGGTTTTTCGATTAGCCAAAAAGTAAGCAAGCGAGCCGTCGTTCGTAATCGAATTAAGCGGCAGTTAAGAGCGGCATGTCGCCAGCTTCTGCCTGAATTACAGCCAGGTTGGGATGTCGTGATCGTTGTTCGGACAGCTGCCGTTCAGTGCGATTACTTTCAATTTCTGCAACAATTAAGGAAGTTATTTGCAGACGCGGAGATTCTAAATGGGTATTAA
- a CDS encoding PH domain-containing protein codes for MGIKEEVYFEGGPHIGDLILNSFLALTIFFIPLTIGALVRAIWLRFRITSRRVTVNGGWFGRSRTDLVYSEISEVSVIPRGLGFWGDMLIILKDGSRIELKSLPKFREIAAYIEERVEAKSQAKSTVASGSAS; via the coding sequence ATGGGTATTAAGGAGGAGGTCTACTTTGAAGGAGGACCTCATATTGGTGATTTAATCTTAAATTCTTTCTTAGCTTTAACTATATTTTTTATTCCTCTGACGATTGGTGCATTGGTCAGAGCCATTTGGCTACGGTTTCGGATTACCAGCCGACGTGTAACAGTGAATGGGGGCTGGTTTGGACGTAGCCGGACTGACTTGGTCTATTCTGAAATTTCTGAAGTATCTGTGATTCCCAGAGGATTAGGCTTTTGGGGAGATATGCTGATTATTTTAAAAGATGGCAGTCGGATTGAATTGAAATCTTTGCCGAAATTTAGGGAAATTGCTGCCTATATAGAAGAGAGAGTGGAAGCAAAATCTCAGGCAAAATCCACCGTTGCGAGTGGGTCTGCATCTTAA
- the yidC gene encoding membrane protein insertase YidC — translation MNFIGFISDNIMLPILDFFYGIVPSYGLAIVALTLVIRSVLYPVSAGQIRNMRRMKVSQPVMQKRQKELQERYKDDPAKLQEEQTKLFKEFGNPLAGCFPLLIQMPILFALFATLRGSPFANVNYSVNLKILPQDKIAEVQPEPFTTKSQNIFVAEKTHYPVVGIVPSGKELGVGQSTDFQFQTIGGKPLQDIIPESEANDIVPTWKVMKGEDRVSIDDNGHIVALQPGDVTIQGTLTGIAAEKGFLFIKALGRVGAVEGEIFTTTDDGAQFNSDAIHWDILFMVIGFGVSLYVNQLLSGQSGGDSGSQQQAMNKYMPVMFSGMFLFFPLPAGVLLYMLLANIFQTVQSYFLSKEPLPENLQKIVDEQERKKAKEERASKVVAEDGERGALPFEPEYSKKKASS, via the coding sequence ATGAACTTTATTGGATTTATCTCGGACAACATTATGTTGCCGATCCTGGATTTTTTCTACGGGATCGTACCTAGTTATGGATTGGCCATCGTTGCCCTAACGCTGGTGATTCGCTCTGTTTTGTATCCGGTGAGTGCAGGCCAAATTCGCAATATGCGGCGAATGAAAGTCTCACAGCCGGTGATGCAAAAGCGCCAAAAGGAGCTGCAAGAGCGCTACAAAGATGATCCAGCGAAGCTGCAAGAGGAGCAAACCAAGCTATTTAAAGAGTTTGGTAATCCTCTTGCCGGATGTTTTCCGCTGTTAATCCAAATGCCGATTCTATTTGCGTTGTTTGCAACGTTGAGAGGATCGCCCTTCGCCAACGTTAACTATTCGGTGAACTTAAAAATTCTGCCCCAGGATAAGATTGCGGAAGTTCAGCCTGAGCCATTTACGACTAAATCACAGAATATTTTTGTGGCGGAGAAAACCCACTACCCTGTAGTGGGTATTGTGCCTTCTGGTAAAGAGTTAGGGGTGGGTCAATCTACTGACTTCCAGTTTCAAACGATTGGTGGGAAACCGCTCCAAGATATTATTCCTGAGTCTGAAGCTAACGATATCGTTCCTACTTGGAAGGTGATGAAGGGTGAAGATCGGGTCAGCATTGATGACAACGGTCATATTGTTGCCCTTCAACCCGGTGATGTCACGATTCAAGGGACGTTGACTGGAATTGCCGCTGAAAAAGGGTTCTTATTTATTAAAGCCTTAGGTCGTGTGGGTGCTGTTGAGGGTGAAATCTTTACCACGACAGATGATGGCGCTCAGTTCAACTCGGATGCCATCCATTGGGATATTTTGTTTATGGTGATTGGGTTTGGCGTATCTTTATACGTCAACCAGTTACTGTCAGGACAAAGCGGTGGTGACTCTGGGTCGCAGCAGCAAGCAATGAATAAGTATATGCCGGTGATGTTTTCCGGCATGTTTTTATTCTTCCCTTTGCCTGCGGGGGTGCTGTTGTATATGCTGCTAGCCAACATCTTCCAAACGGTTCAAAGCTATTTCTTGTCGAAGGAGCCTCTACCTGAGAATCTACAAAAAATTGTGGATGAACAAGAGCGTAAGAAAGCCAAAGAAGAACGGGCATCAAAAGTGGTGGCTGAAGATGGTGAGCGGGGTGCGCTACCCTTTGAACCTGAATACTCTAAAAAGAAAGCATCGAGTTGA
- a CDS encoding R3H domain-containing nucleic acid-binding protein, translating to MSESNVQRGQEWLSNLLGHLGVETPVSIDKPDIAQTKFRDFGGFWLTIDDSGLSPEQVDLLIGNNGRMLDAIQYLINSTLNLGKDKEARTAYTIEMSDVRVNRYEELTQLADKAAQSVRETGQEYVMPPINSAERRLVHTILFDESDLETVSRGQEPDRRLVVMLAAHEDAQDD from the coding sequence ATGAGTGAGTCGAATGTTCAACGGGGACAAGAATGGTTGTCCAATTTGTTAGGCCATTTGGGAGTGGAGACTCCGGTCAGTATCGATAAGCCGGATATTGCCCAAACTAAGTTTAGAGATTTTGGTGGGTTCTGGTTGACCATTGATGATAGTGGCTTGTCCCCAGAGCAAGTTGACTTACTCATTGGCAACAATGGCCGCATGCTGGATGCGATTCAATATTTGATTAATTCAACTTTGAATTTGGGCAAGGATAAAGAAGCCCGAACGGCCTATACGATTGAGATGTCTGATGTTCGCGTCAACCGCTATGAAGAGTTGACGCAGCTCGCAGATAAAGCGGCTCAATCGGTTCGAGAAACCGGGCAAGAATATGTGATGCCTCCGATTAATTCAGCGGAACGGCGGTTAGTCCATACGATTTTGTTTGATGAGTCGGATTTAGAGACGGTCAGCCGTGGTCAAGAACCCGATCGCCGTTTGGTGGTGATGCTGGCAGCGCATGAGGATGCTCAGGACGATTAG
- a CDS encoding DUF177 domain-containing protein yields the protein MDKVYIPDIENAPKQTLVLDVDEFLTELSSLTTVQGQVTLMHQGNYLQVSSQAKTIVTLNCDRCLQQYNHRLTVDASEMIWLSADVPADEPGLEIEVTLDDPVETLSPRGYFSPEDWLYQQLSLQLPHRQLCDQNCEGLLKEAEKIEQPVDRRWAALESLKEQMQGN from the coding sequence ATGGACAAGGTTTACATCCCAGACATTGAAAATGCGCCTAAGCAGACCCTGGTTTTGGATGTTGATGAGTTTTTAACTGAACTTTCTTCCCTAACGACAGTGCAAGGGCAAGTTACCCTGATGCACCAGGGTAATTATCTTCAGGTGAGCAGCCAAGCAAAAACGATTGTGACTCTGAATTGCGATCGCTGTTTGCAGCAATATAATCATCGGCTGACAGTAGATGCCTCAGAGATGATTTGGTTATCGGCAGATGTCCCGGCAGATGAGCCTGGATTGGAAATTGAAGTCACCCTTGATGACCCGGTAGAAACATTATCTCCCCGAGGGTACTTTAGTCCTGAAGATTGGCTGTATCAGCAATTGAGTTTGCAATTGCCCCATCGCCAGCTTTGCGATCAAAACTGTGAAGGCTTATTGAAAGAGGCAGAGAAGATTGAGCAACCCGTTGATCGACGTTGGGCTGCATTGGAGTCTTTAAAAGAACAAATGCAGGGAAACTAA
- a CDS encoding molybdenum cofactor biosynthesis protein MoaE, with translation MTSSVASTDDHFLITFAPLNVEELYHQADHPHNGAVVVMSGTVRDQTDGKAVLSLEYQAYEPMALKVFQGIAQDIRQRWPDVNQIAIHHRTGHLKISEISVLVAVGCPHRAEAFAACQYAIDTLKHNAPIWKKEHWADGSSSWVNIGDCEQENA, from the coding sequence ATGACTTCCTCTGTTGCTTCTACAGACGATCACTTTCTGATTACCTTTGCTCCACTGAACGTAGAGGAGCTATATCATCAAGCCGATCATCCCCATAACGGCGCTGTGGTCGTCATGAGTGGCACTGTTCGTGACCAAACGGACGGTAAAGCAGTGCTCTCCCTCGAATATCAAGCCTACGAACCCATGGCCCTAAAAGTCTTCCAGGGCATTGCTCAAGACATTCGTCAACGCTGGCCCGACGTTAACCAAATTGCCATCCATCACCGCACCGGCCACCTCAAAATTAGCGAGATTAGTGTTCTCGTCGCCGTGGGCTGTCCCCACCGAGCCGAAGCCTTTGCCGCCTGTCAATACGCCATCGACACCCTCAAGCACAATGCCCCGATCTGGAAGAAAGAACACTGGGCCGACGGTTCTAGTAGCTGGGTCAATATTGGGGACTGTGAACAGGAAAACGCTTAG
- the lipB gene encoding lipoyl(octanoyl) transferase LipB yields the protein MISSHQSVKDSDSSLPKRPCWLYQLGLVDYQKAWDWQRQLVCDRIHNPQLPDTLLLLEHPPVYTLGQGASLDFLKFNPDQSDYALHRIERGGEVTYHCPGQLVGYPILNLKHHQTDLHWYLRQLEEVIIRTLSIYDLKADRIPGLTGVWLNNRKVAAIGIKVSRWITMHGFSLNLNPDLSGFDQIVPCGIQNRAVGSLEQFIPNLDSAKVTTTLLHQFSQVFDLNLRRDGPAPFTRYPSSLD from the coding sequence TTGATTTCATCTCACCAATCGGTTAAGGATTCGGACTCATCTCTCCCTAAACGTCCCTGTTGGCTGTACCAACTGGGTCTGGTGGACTACCAAAAAGCGTGGGATTGGCAGCGGCAACTGGTGTGTGATCGCATTCACAATCCTCAACTTCCCGATACATTACTCCTGCTAGAGCATCCTCCTGTTTATACCCTGGGGCAGGGTGCCAGTTTAGACTTTCTTAAATTCAATCCCGACCAATCAGACTATGCCCTGCACCGGATTGAGCGGGGCGGAGAAGTCACCTATCACTGTCCGGGTCAGCTCGTCGGCTATCCCATTCTCAATCTCAAGCACCATCAAACGGATTTGCACTGGTATCTACGGCAGCTAGAAGAAGTGATTATCCGCACGTTAAGCATCTATGACTTAAAAGCAGACCGTATTCCTGGACTCACAGGAGTATGGCTAAACAATCGCAAAGTTGCAGCCATCGGTATTAAAGTCAGCCGCTGGATTACCATGCATGGCTTTTCCCTCAATCTCAACCCCGATCTATCTGGCTTTGACCAAATTGTTCCTTGCGGTATCCAGAATCGGGCCGTCGGCAGCTTAGAGCAATTTATTCCCAATCTAGACAGTGCTAAGGTCACCACCACACTGCTGCATCAGTTTTCCCAGGTGTTTGATCTGAATCTAAGACGAGATGGTCCTGCGCCTTTTACCCGTTATCCTTCATCCCTTGATTAA
- the hpf gene encoding ribosome hibernation-promoting factor, HPF/YfiA family produces MKLVIHGKNIEITDAIREYVHQKIEKAANHYQNLTTEIDVHLSVARNPRITTKQTAEVTLFVNGSVIRAEESSENLYASIDLVADKIARQLRKYKEKRQTKGPNKGSNRSKAVALQTPEEQPLIGDLTRDRAPELPEEVVRCKYFAISPMSVHDALEQLDLVDHDFYVFENADTGQLNVIYERNHGGYGVIQPRQGNPSSNGHVKQADFQTA; encoded by the coding sequence ATGAAGCTTGTTATTCACGGCAAGAATATTGAGATCACCGATGCCATTCGTGAATATGTCCACCAAAAGATAGAGAAGGCTGCCAATCATTATCAGAATTTAACGACCGAAATCGATGTGCATCTATCGGTTGCTCGTAATCCTAGAATAACGACGAAACAAACTGCGGAAGTAACCCTATTTGTAAATGGTTCTGTCATTCGAGCAGAAGAAAGTTCAGAAAACCTATATGCCAGCATTGATCTGGTCGCCGATAAAATTGCTCGCCAGCTACGGAAGTATAAAGAGAAGCGGCAAACGAAAGGGCCAAACAAAGGCTCTAATCGGTCGAAAGCTGTTGCTCTCCAAACTCCAGAAGAGCAGCCACTTATTGGGGATCTAACGAGAGATCGTGCCCCTGAATTGCCCGAGGAAGTGGTGCGGTGTAAGTACTTTGCCATTTCTCCCATGTCCGTTCATGATGCCCTTGAGCAATTAGATCTGGTTGACCATGATTTTTATGTGTTTGAAAATGCTGACACGGGTCAACTGAATGTGATTTACGAGCGCAATCATGGGGGGTATGGAGTGATTCAGCCTCGCCAAGGTAATCCCAGTAGCAATGGCCACGTGAAACAAGCTGATTTTCAAACTGCATAG
- a CDS encoding MFS transporter: protein MQTPEPQPSNGGFRSLMDNRAFVVLWAGQIISQLADKFFFVLLITLVGDYQPPENIENSMRSSVMIANTLPAVFFGSAAGIFVDRWSKKQILWTTTLMRGLLTLVIIVLPKSLPFFPLLLTVAFLESILTQFFAPAEQAAIPVLVKPNNLMPANALFTTTMMGSLVVGFAVGDPLLSWSQNWGGVNGREFLVGGLYVLSAIVLGIMLPLREKKHNEAVALHPFSDLKLGFAYLRKNRLISNAMVQLTMLYCVFAALSVLSIGLAEKVGFEKPSQFGFLLAAAGVGLVIGAGVLGQWGDRFHHLPLPLFGFFSMGIVLVLFSFIHKDWLGIDLSIALSLSLSMFLGMGAAMIGVPMQTLIQVKTPPDMRGKVFGFQNNVVNIALSVPLAIAGILADVLGLRRVLIAMGITVVVAGFLVWRSTRKVLQDVI from the coding sequence ATGCAGACTCCTGAACCCCAACCCTCTAACGGTGGATTTCGTTCCCTGATGGATAATCGGGCCTTTGTGGTGCTGTGGGCAGGACAGATTATTTCACAGTTAGCGGACAAATTTTTTTTTGTACTGCTCATTACCTTGGTGGGAGACTATCAACCCCCAGAAAATATTGAGAATTCCATGCGGTCATCGGTGATGATTGCCAATACGCTGCCTGCCGTTTTCTTTGGGTCCGCAGCTGGAATTTTTGTGGATCGGTGGTCTAAGAAGCAGATCTTGTGGACCACGACTCTGATGCGGGGCTTGCTGACCTTAGTCATTATTGTGTTGCCCAAGTCCCTGCCCTTCTTTCCGCTCCTGTTGACGGTGGCATTCTTGGAGTCGATCTTGACCCAGTTCTTTGCTCCAGCTGAACAAGCGGCTATCCCGGTATTGGTGAAACCGAATAATCTGATGCCTGCCAATGCCTTATTTACGACGACGATGATGGGTTCTTTAGTAGTGGGATTTGCTGTGGGTGATCCGTTGCTGAGCTGGTCGCAGAACTGGGGCGGTGTGAATGGGCGAGAATTTTTGGTCGGTGGGCTGTATGTTTTGTCAGCCATTGTTCTGGGGATTATGCTGCCCTTGCGGGAGAAAAAGCATAACGAAGCAGTGGCCTTGCATCCCTTTAGCGACCTCAAATTGGGATTTGCTTACCTGCGTAAAAATCGTTTGATTAGTAATGCCATGGTGCAGCTGACGATGCTGTACTGCGTTTTTGCGGCCCTGTCGGTTTTATCCATCGGCTTGGCTGAAAAAGTGGGCTTTGAGAAACCCAGTCAGTTTGGCTTTTTGCTGGCGGCGGCTGGAGTAGGTCTAGTCATCGGGGCTGGCGTGCTCGGTCAATGGGGTGACCGCTTTCATCATTTACCCCTCCCCCTGTTTGGCTTTTTCAGCATGGGCATTGTGCTGGTATTGTTCTCGTTTATTCATAAAGATTGGTTGGGAATTGACCTCAGTATTGCCTTGAGCCTGAGCTTAAGTATGTTCCTGGGCATGGGGGCAGCCATGATTGGGGTACCGATGCAAACCCTGATTCAAGTGAAAACGCCGCCAGATATGCGCGGTAAAGTGTTTGGATTTCAAAACAATGTGGTCAATATTGCCTTGAGCGTGCCGTTGGCTATTGCGGGTATTTTGGCAGACGTTTTAGGGCTACGGCGCGTGCTGATTGCTATGGGGATCACCGTTGTGGTGGCGGGTTTCCTGGTTTGGCGCAGTACTCGGAAGGTGCTCCAGGATGTGATCTAG